The following coding sequences are from one Triticum aestivum cultivar Chinese Spring chromosome 5A, IWGSC CS RefSeq v2.1, whole genome shotgun sequence window:
- the LOC123103016 gene encoding uncharacterized protein: MVSASSLLLPSSMRDFASCIGDGAVRVACASPSSTLTSGGSGSGAASTLAVTASYRATPLNSGASSAPLLFRLTWAHSPVGPTLSFAPSAAAPSVLLRRRRGTRSFTLADGGGGDADDAEAPMLALFWDLTAARYDPGASPEPLYGYFVVAVAGAEVVLAVGDLAAEFVKTKFEGQISKARCLPVSRRERVVVADPAAMHTARVRFAEGGPEHEVSVGCATSSGGGEELWVSVDGKRAVQAQRLRWNFRGNQTVFVDGAPVDVMWDLHGWWFRDPPGCAVVMLRARSALESRLWLEEEGAAPGFSLVVQAFKAPP; encoded by the coding sequence atggtgaGCGCGTCCAGCCTGCTGCTGCCGTCCTCCATGCGCGACTTCGCCTCCTGCatcggcgacggcgccgtccgcgTCGCCTGCGCCAGCCCCTCCTCCACCCTCACCTCcggcggctccggctccggcgccgCCTCCACCCTCGCCGTCACGGCGTCCTACCGCGCCACGCCCCTCAACTCTGGCGCCTCCTCTGCGCCGCTGCTGTTTCGCCTCACCTGGGCCCACTCCCCGGTGGGCCCCACACTGTCGTTTGCTCCATCCGCCGCTGCGCCTTCCGTTCTCCTTCGCAGGCGCAGGGGCACCCGCTCCTTCActctggcggacggcggcggcggcgatgcggatGATGCGGAGGCCCCCATGCTCGCCCTCTTCTGGGACCTCACGGCGGCGCGGTACGACCCCGGGGCGTCGCCGGAGCCGCTCTACGGCTACTTCGTCGTCGCCGTGGCCGGCGCAGAGGTCGTGCTCGCGGTGGGCGACCTGGCCGCGGAGTTCGTCAAGACCAAGTTCGAGGGCCAGATCTCCAAGGCGCGGTGCCTGCCGGTGTCGCGCAGGGAGCGCGTCGTGGTCGCCGACCCGGCGGCAATGCACACCGCGAGGGTGCGGTTCGCGGAGGGCGGGCCGGAGCACGAGGTGAGCGTCGGGTGCGCCACCAGCTCCGGGGGAGGGGAGGAGCTGTGGGTCAGCGTCGACGGGAAGCGGGCGGTGCAGGCGCAGCGGCTGCGGTGGAACTTCAGGGGCAACCAGACGGTGTTCGTGGACGGCGCGCCGGTGGACGTCATGTGGGACCTCCACGGGTGGTGGTTCCGGGACCCGCCGGGCTGCGCGGTGGTGATGCTCCGGGCGAGGAGCGCGCTGGAGAGCCGGCTGTggctggaggaggagggggcggcgccgggGTTCTCGCTCGTCGTGCAGGCCTTCAAGGCCCCGCCATGA
- the LOC123106820 gene encoding stress-response A/B barrel domain-containing protein At5g22580 — protein sequence MAEFKHLCMAKFKEGVVVEDIIQELTKLAAELDTVKYFGWGKDVLNQEALTQGFTHVFVMTFASAEDLAACMGHEKHTAFAATFMAALDKVVVMDFPLVFVKPAPPLA from the exons ATGGCGGAGTTCAAGCACCTTTGCATGGCCAAGTTCAAGGAAGGCGTCGTGGTGGAGGACATCATCCAGGAGCTCACCAAGCTCGCCGCGGAGCTCGACACCGTCAAATACTTTGGGTG GGGCAAGGACGTGCTGAACCAGGAGGCGCTCACGCAGGGCTTCACCCACGTCTTCGTCATGACCTTCGCCAGCGCCGAGGACCTGGCGGCGTGCATGGGCCACGAGAAGCACACTGCCTTCGCAGCCACCTTCATGGCGGCGCTCGACAAGGTCGTCGTCATGGACTTCCCCTTAGTCTTCGTTAAGCCGGCGCCGCCGCTTGCCTGA